Proteins encoded in a region of the Saccharothrix ecbatanensis genome:
- the cas6e gene encoding type I-E CRISPR-associated protein Cas6/Cse3/CasE, whose translation MFLTKLSLNVRSREFRRDFADVHDQHRTVMSAYPDTDGDTPARQAHGVLWRLDPTHIGYTAYIQSHTEPTWADLARDYTTATPEVRPLQPVLDAIAPGRKLSFRLLANATQDTRPVELKGKTRRVAHHKPDDQIAWLIRKGEQHGFVIPTARDGQPDVNPSPVPRMTGRKDNSTITIDPVRFDGHLIITDHTAFTHALTTGIGRAKAYGCGLLTLAPPRNT comes from the coding sequence GTGTTCCTGACCAAACTCTCCCTCAACGTCAGGTCCCGCGAGTTCCGTCGCGACTTCGCCGACGTCCACGACCAGCACCGCACCGTCATGTCCGCCTACCCCGACACCGACGGCGACACCCCCGCCCGCCAAGCCCACGGCGTGCTGTGGCGCCTGGACCCCACCCACATCGGCTACACCGCCTACATCCAAAGCCACACTGAACCCACCTGGGCCGACCTGGCCCGCGACTACACCACCGCCACCCCCGAAGTCCGACCACTGCAACCAGTGCTCGACGCCATCGCGCCCGGCCGCAAACTGTCCTTCCGGCTACTCGCCAACGCCACCCAGGACACCCGCCCCGTCGAACTCAAAGGCAAGACCCGCCGCGTGGCACACCACAAACCCGACGACCAGATCGCCTGGCTCATCCGCAAAGGCGAACAACACGGCTTCGTTATCCCCACCGCCCGCGACGGCCAACCCGACGTCAACCCCTCACCCGTCCCGAGAATGACCGGCCGCAAAGACAACAGCACCATCACCATCGACCCGGTCCGCTTCGACGGTCACCTCATCATCACCGACCACACCGCCTTCACCCACGCCCTCACCACCGGCATCGGACGCGCCAAGGCCTACGGCTGCGGCCTACTCACCCTCGCCCCACCACGCAACACCTAA
- a CDS encoding Mov34/MPN/PAD-1 family protein has product MRLADVRRFDVPAEVVAKTEDAVRGAGVDGYELFVLWTGVLSGEVFTIRTPHVPKQTSYRLESGLCVRVDGDELHRLNRWLYEAGEVLAVQVHTHPTEAYHSDTDNTYPIVTQVGGLSIVLPHFGAGGFTDPGVATYRLVPAGWQRLRDHAARRLVQVI; this is encoded by the coding sequence ATGAGGCTGGCCGATGTCCGGAGGTTCGACGTCCCTGCCGAGGTCGTCGCGAAGACCGAGGACGCGGTGCGCGGTGCCGGGGTCGACGGCTACGAGTTGTTCGTGCTGTGGACCGGCGTGCTCTCCGGCGAGGTGTTCACCATCAGGACACCACACGTCCCGAAGCAGACGTCCTACCGCCTGGAGTCTGGACTGTGCGTCCGGGTCGACGGAGACGAGCTGCACCGCCTCAACCGGTGGCTCTACGAAGCCGGCGAGGTGCTCGCCGTCCAAGTGCACACCCACCCGACCGAGGCCTACCACTCCGACACCGACAACACCTACCCCATCGTGACCCAGGTGGGCGGCCTGTCGATCGTGCTGCCGCACTTCGGGGCAGGCGGCTTCACAGACCCCGGCGTCGCCACCTACCGACTCGTCCCCGCGGGCTGGCAACGACTCCGCGACCACGCCGCCCGCCGATTGGTACAGGTGATCTGA
- a CDS encoding HigA family addiction module antitoxin, which yields MATTHAGSTERYRYEPVEVLPPGETLRETLDALNMSQAQLAVRAGLSTKHINQIIQGQAVLTHETAITLERVTGVPARFWNELESRYRDHLTRELEREKLSAHVEWLKRMPIAALRKLGRITADHTDEPRVLQQALNFFGVAGIEAWEEVWANPAASYLKSAAFTVDPGAMAAWLRLGEIEATGIRCEPFDRARLKSVLPQLRELTVLPPAEFEPRMRQLCADAGVAVVLVREIAGCRASGATRWLSPSKVVVQLSLRGKRNDKFWFAFFHELAHVLLHGKRSVFIEAEDIAKPGNGSSDEESEANRFAADLLIPPAYRSELIKLNPWNSRQVRAFADRLGVAPAIVAGRLQFELKDYRFGKELFEKYELVD from the coding sequence ATGGCAACGACGCACGCCGGTTCGACCGAACGGTACCGGTACGAACCTGTGGAGGTCCTCCCCCCAGGGGAGACCCTGCGGGAAACGCTTGATGCACTGAACATGAGCCAGGCACAGCTGGCGGTTCGCGCGGGCCTGTCCACCAAGCACATCAACCAGATCATCCAGGGCCAGGCGGTGCTCACCCACGAGACCGCGATCACCCTCGAACGGGTCACCGGTGTGCCGGCTCGCTTCTGGAACGAACTCGAATCGCGCTACCGAGATCACCTGACCCGTGAGCTGGAACGCGAGAAGCTCTCCGCCCACGTCGAGTGGCTGAAGCGGATGCCGATCGCGGCGCTGCGCAAGCTGGGGAGGATCACCGCCGACCACACCGACGAACCCCGCGTGTTGCAGCAGGCCTTGAACTTCTTCGGGGTCGCCGGGATCGAGGCGTGGGAGGAGGTGTGGGCGAACCCGGCGGCCAGCTATCTGAAGTCCGCGGCGTTCACGGTGGACCCCGGCGCCATGGCCGCCTGGCTGCGACTGGGGGAGATCGAGGCGACGGGCATCCGGTGCGAGCCGTTCGACCGGGCACGACTCAAGAGCGTGCTGCCCCAGTTGCGCGAGTTGACCGTGCTGCCTCCTGCGGAGTTCGAGCCGCGCATGAGGCAGCTCTGCGCCGACGCGGGTGTCGCGGTCGTTCTGGTGAGGGAGATCGCGGGCTGCCGGGCCAGCGGCGCCACGCGCTGGCTCTCCCCGTCGAAGGTCGTGGTGCAGCTCAGCCTGCGCGGCAAACGCAACGACAAGTTCTGGTTCGCGTTCTTCCACGAACTCGCCCACGTGCTCCTGCACGGCAAGCGCAGCGTGTTCATCGAAGCCGAGGACATCGCCAAGCCAGGGAACGGATCCTCCGACGAGGAATCCGAGGCGAACCGGTTCGCGGCCGACCTGCTCATCCCGCCCGCGTACCGGAGTGAACTGATCAAGCTCAACCCGTGGAACTCGCGCCAGGTACGCGCGTTCGCGGACCGGCTCGGTGTCGCACCCGCGATCGTGGCCGGCCGGTTGCAGTTCGAACTCAAGGATTACCGGTTCGGCAAGGAACTGTTCGAGAAGTACGAGCTGGTGGACTGA
- a CDS encoding E2 ligase fold family C protein — protein MPLADYHRRAAVAASQVIAGFDEQLFEAALGNTRIGIALGRDAAETREGRALADLAVRLLARLYPTVAFLSGPGAEALSTELSTLARAVNPNITITDHATLGIAIGLDAPTFERTFHAGSDAWTALLSCRTPQPVGDSAIPFGAGAAACFAAAAVFRTVLIGEMDPVSDDLTVSCLDGIDPITASDIPEDGWALPGPTVLVGCGAVGQAAVWALGRSPLRGDLELVDHESVELSNMQRYVLTTRADENAGKAELAARTPTDGLVLTPRPHEWASFTATHGYRWETALVAVDSATARRAVQASLPGWIANAWTQPGDLGVSTHAFRTDACLSCLYLPTGQTPSEDAVVASALGINPLVAEVRTLLHSRAPVPPPLLDAIATGLGIARDALTRFEGRPIRELYVEGICGGGVIPLGQTGHPPQDVHVPLAHQSALAGVLLAARLVRRTAGIDPGGTQITGFDVLRSPAPYPTRPALKDSRGTCVCQDPDYLRVYQEKWLAKSVD, from the coding sequence ATGCCGCTGGCCGACTACCACCGTCGCGCCGCAGTCGCGGCTTCCCAGGTGATCGCCGGGTTCGACGAGCAACTGTTCGAGGCCGCACTGGGAAATACCCGCATCGGCATCGCCCTCGGCCGCGACGCCGCCGAGACCCGAGAGGGGCGGGCGCTGGCCGATCTCGCTGTCAGGCTGCTCGCCCGGCTCTACCCCACCGTCGCCTTCCTGTCCGGCCCCGGCGCAGAAGCCCTGTCCACCGAGCTGAGCACGCTCGCGAGGGCGGTCAACCCGAACATCACCATCACCGACCACGCCACCTTGGGTATCGCCATCGGCCTCGACGCCCCCACCTTCGAACGGACCTTCCACGCTGGGTCCGACGCCTGGACCGCCCTGCTGTCCTGCCGCACTCCCCAGCCCGTCGGCGACAGCGCGATCCCGTTCGGCGCCGGTGCCGCCGCGTGCTTCGCCGCCGCAGCGGTCTTCCGGACCGTGCTAATCGGCGAGATGGATCCCGTGTCCGACGACCTCACCGTGTCGTGCCTGGACGGCATCGACCCGATCACCGCTTCCGACATCCCCGAGGATGGATGGGCGCTACCGGGGCCCACCGTGCTGGTCGGGTGCGGCGCCGTCGGACAGGCGGCGGTATGGGCGCTGGGCCGCAGCCCTCTGCGGGGCGACTTGGAACTCGTCGACCACGAGTCTGTCGAGTTGAGCAACATGCAACGCTACGTCCTCACCACGCGGGCCGACGAGAACGCCGGGAAAGCCGAACTCGCGGCCAGAACCCCCACCGACGGTCTGGTCTTGACCCCTCGGCCCCACGAATGGGCAAGCTTCACAGCGACCCACGGCTACCGCTGGGAGACGGCGCTGGTCGCCGTGGATTCGGCGACAGCGCGACGCGCGGTCCAAGCCTCGCTCCCGGGCTGGATCGCCAACGCCTGGACCCAACCCGGTGACCTCGGCGTATCCACCCACGCCTTCCGCACCGACGCGTGCCTGTCCTGCCTGTACCTGCCGACCGGTCAGACCCCCAGCGAAGACGCCGTCGTGGCCTCGGCTCTGGGCATCAACCCGCTGGTCGCAGAAGTGCGGACGTTGCTGCACTCCCGCGCGCCCGTGCCCCCGCCCTTGCTCGATGCGATCGCAACCGGCCTCGGCATCGCCCGGGACGCCTTGACCCGGTTCGAGGGACGCCCCATCCGCGAGCTGTACGTGGAGGGAATCTGCGGTGGCGGTGTCATTCCGCTGGGACAGACCGGACACCCTCCACAGGACGTACACGTCCCCCTGGCCCACCAGTCCGCACTCGCCGGAGTTCTGCTGGCGGCTCGACTGGTCCGCAGGACAGCAGGCATCGACCCCGGCGGGACGCAGATCACCGGCTTCGACGTCCTCCGGAGTCCGGCCCCGTACCCCACCCGACCGGCCCTCAAGGACTCCCGGGGCACGTGCGTCTGCCAAGACCCCGACTACCTGCGGGTGTACCAGGAGAAGTGGCTGGCTAAATCGGTTGACTGA
- the cas5e gene encoding type I-E CRISPR-associated protein Cas5/CasD: MSTSLALCFDAPLQSWGTRSPGTLRDTAAEPTKSGVVGLLAAALGVHRDDHDAITDLAALTLAVRIDREGILERDFHTTQNVPTTLGKGHRTVVSERYYLADALFLVIVEGKPELLRQLSYAIDSPCWPVFFGRRAFVPARPLLTRTGLTNQPAIQVLSTHPWLENDPDIRTSESDKTERVPLRTVIDCEAVTAGAVLRRDHPISFTHGDRRHGHRYILPGTTPLTDPMINDGDQVQCS, from the coding sequence ATGTCCACCTCTCTGGCCCTGTGCTTCGACGCACCCCTGCAGTCCTGGGGCACCCGATCACCCGGCACCCTGCGCGACACCGCCGCCGAACCGACCAAATCCGGTGTCGTCGGCCTGCTGGCCGCCGCCTTGGGCGTCCACCGCGACGACCACGACGCGATCACCGATTTGGCCGCGCTCACCCTGGCCGTTCGCATCGACCGCGAAGGCATCCTCGAACGCGACTTCCACACGACCCAGAACGTCCCCACCACGCTGGGCAAAGGCCACCGCACCGTAGTCAGCGAGCGCTACTACCTCGCCGACGCCCTCTTCCTAGTCATCGTCGAAGGCAAACCGGAACTACTGCGCCAACTGAGCTATGCGATCGACAGCCCGTGCTGGCCGGTGTTCTTCGGCCGACGCGCCTTCGTCCCCGCACGACCACTGCTCACCCGCACCGGCCTCACCAACCAACCCGCCATCCAGGTCCTGAGCACGCACCCGTGGCTGGAAAACGACCCCGACATCAGGACGAGCGAAAGCGACAAAACCGAGCGCGTGCCGTTGCGCACCGTCATCGACTGCGAAGCCGTCACAGCGGGCGCCGTGCTGCGCCGTGACCACCCGATCAGCTTCACCCACGGCGACCGACGGCATGGCCACCGTTACATCCTGCCCGGCACCACCCCGCTCACCGATCCCATGATCAACGATGGAGACCAAGTCCAGTGTTCCTGA
- a CDS encoding putative metal-binding protein: MATPVEQQYVDPEVSRRKFDRQVADYRALERDYQAKGWFLVDATFPEVFVVMAARQISPPALVTGVLIDYTNYDVRPPSVRLADPFTREPYRTGQLPTTLMQSTGKIHSPSPGGPPVMEVQELMQGYSPDSLPFLCLPGVREYHDHPGHSGNAWELHRATGAGALVRLLDVIHTYGVAPLGLRVELNPRVSLAPGVPPQ; this comes from the coding sequence GTGGCCACGCCCGTCGAGCAGCAGTACGTCGACCCGGAGGTCTCGCGCCGGAAGTTCGACCGCCAGGTGGCTGACTACCGCGCGCTGGAGCGCGACTACCAGGCGAAGGGCTGGTTCCTCGTCGACGCCACGTTCCCCGAGGTGTTCGTGGTGATGGCGGCCCGGCAGATCTCTCCCCCGGCGCTGGTGACCGGAGTGCTGATCGACTACACCAACTACGACGTCCGGCCGCCCTCGGTACGGCTGGCCGACCCGTTCACGCGCGAGCCGTACCGAACGGGGCAGCTGCCCACCACGCTGATGCAGAGCACCGGGAAGATCCACTCTCCATCACCTGGTGGTCCCCCGGTGATGGAGGTCCAGGAGCTGATGCAGGGCTACTCGCCGGACAGCCTGCCCTTCCTCTGTCTTCCCGGGGTGCGGGAGTACCACGACCACCCCGGTCACAGCGGTAACGCGTGGGAGCTCCACCGCGCAACAGGCGCCGGTGCCCTGGTCCGCCTGCTGGATGTCATCCACACCTACGGCGTCGCACCCCTGGGCTTGCGAGTGGAACTCAACCCCAGGGTGAGCCTCGCCCCAGGGGTGCCACCGCAATGA
- the cas7e gene encoding type I-E CRISPR-associated protein Cas7/Cse4/CasC, which produces MILELHLLQSFPVSNLNRDDTGQPKTATFGGQSRARISSQSLKRSARLLFNDYGLDKSETGMRTKRLIGNAAKRLAGAGRDAETAPGVVTAALEYLGFGVDQDKLLTEYLLFVGPEAIDRLADYSQTHWDTLAVTAAAKAAAKQAEDEAKVKTKGRVKKAKIEKPKPDKQAEADAKHILDGARAVDVALFGRMIADNKDFNVNAASQVAHALSTHAVRNEFDFYTAVDDLKPDAESGADMIGTVDFNSACYYRYANVDIAQLTTNLSSDSDLVDRGLRAWLYSFIHAVPSGKQNSMAARTLPDTLLGVVRDRGAWNLANAFLKPVVADDLMAASTERLTAHFARLRDFYGNGQIRAVAAASVTGDIAHLDPSDTVTGIDQFTTRLLTATRS; this is translated from the coding sequence GTGATCCTCGAACTGCACCTGCTCCAGTCCTTCCCGGTCAGCAACCTCAACCGCGACGACACCGGCCAACCCAAGACCGCCACCTTCGGAGGCCAGAGCCGCGCCCGCATCTCCAGCCAGTCGCTCAAGCGCTCCGCCCGCCTGTTGTTCAACGACTACGGCCTGGACAAGTCCGAGACAGGGATGCGCACCAAACGGCTGATCGGCAACGCCGCCAAGCGACTGGCCGGGGCAGGGCGTGACGCCGAGACCGCGCCCGGCGTCGTGACCGCCGCGCTGGAATACCTCGGGTTCGGCGTGGACCAGGACAAACTGCTGACCGAATACTTGCTGTTCGTCGGTCCCGAAGCCATCGACCGGCTGGCCGACTACAGCCAGACCCACTGGGACACCCTGGCCGTGACGGCGGCGGCCAAGGCCGCCGCGAAGCAGGCCGAAGACGAGGCCAAGGTCAAAACCAAAGGCAGGGTCAAGAAGGCGAAAATCGAGAAGCCGAAGCCCGACAAGCAGGCCGAGGCCGATGCCAAGCACATCCTCGACGGCGCCCGAGCCGTGGACGTAGCCCTGTTCGGGCGCATGATCGCCGACAACAAGGACTTCAACGTCAACGCCGCATCCCAGGTCGCCCACGCCCTGTCGACCCACGCCGTGCGCAACGAGTTCGACTTCTACACCGCCGTCGACGACCTCAAACCCGACGCCGAGTCCGGCGCCGACATGATCGGTACCGTCGACTTCAACTCCGCCTGCTACTACCGCTACGCCAACGTCGACATCGCCCAGCTGACCACCAACCTCTCCAGCGACTCCGACCTGGTCGACCGCGGCCTGCGCGCCTGGCTGTACTCCTTCATCCACGCCGTCCCCAGCGGCAAGCAGAACTCCATGGCCGCCCGCACCCTGCCCGATACCCTGCTGGGCGTCGTCCGCGACCGCGGCGCGTGGAACCTGGCCAACGCCTTCCTCAAGCCGGTCGTCGCCGACGACCTAATGGCAGCCTCCACCGAGCGCCTCACCGCCCACTTCGCCCGCCTGCGCGACTTTTACGGCAACGGCCAGATCCGTGCCGTCGCCGCAGCCTCCGTCACCGGTGACATCGCGCACCTGGATCCCAGCGACACAGTCACCGGCATCGACCAGTTCACCACCCGCCTGCTCACCGCGACCCGCAGCTGA
- a CDS encoding ATP-binding protein, giving the protein MDLVTRITRALDERRLEPGEFERAACALLQPVYPGLSAVEGGHDFGRDGDVYFPLPASGAEARGRLMVTTGDPVANMRRGLQRLKAENQRVDLVVMACSGPVDARTRATLERLCDEHGVVAPHIYARTWLVNRLATEPTWRERLTGVRGHLGSLLDSPLNRVGDDGLGAAEMFGRDAERAHAQELVDAAKDFVVVGQPGVGKTRLVQELQRVVKFLEAAEPGQVLDDLLMARPAAVVVDDAHVRLSDIDLLRRARRQEGLSFSIVATTWPDRLQEVVSRLPAATELSVPPIERGAMDALLQSVGVTGHQARASILMQARGRPGWALALCDLLLKGDGYQVATGRALVANVERFLLAATTSEAAVDVLACIAALGHADAEDIQQLASLVGMAPADISGLLYRLAHNGLLDQAPSGWSLQPVLRGPLVARWFFTSPARRTLSTLDAAFPGRPGGLAEAVLLAAHTGSEEAQRLADAWADMVIQSGNTTRAVFNRLELYATLNEHAGHRATQAAVAALQDDPHFGPAHSLASTVVRRWALPEAVRVLLDAAIGDTRPRHQTPDHPLRVLKEAATRLDPDGARDVTARERILDTVLDWLTRDRTPERWLVTTETVAGVLSPELEGTWPSLSNVDAIVFGHGVASPATLRQLIILWSRVPAPLDLARSDTGRGCPPEAIRPLIDLAGEWVRLGRGSSAAGVTLHPEQVAAGIDGGRVILQSLQAWTQTHPGLALRADRFLKHSGSGDLPGFDADVDLVAFVGSHRPPSVEPDDLRRHLEELAAETRALATRLACLGPADGVARFAYLTAEARHAGHEWAGSNVAGLMAPQLAGPVEWYLRARDADLPHLMQSALAESLSKAASDLPADVLQTELAQPQRRPIVIASVLSNSTLNDTVVSVVDGLQADDARLLSYGHFRDTNKDILYRLLTHPVPEIAAATALQFDPVDGRWMSIPDTWRTAWRNAFLNLRADQGENNGWHINSMLKGLITHDQDLAAEWYERRLSEFAEARYLLPLRPCGCEKYLASLTAPLRARLIRQYLALDQPRIGHSLLTQLLGNDATLAEDLLNEGVLFTKHLLQAIAGGEDAVDQLGPLLLRRGVTADLIADAALPMSEAARGDDIQRADAALAYYKSLGERVPALIRVAEIGIAAEQKRLLTAENRQQQARLRGEYS; this is encoded by the coding sequence GTGGACCTGGTCACTCGGATCACGCGGGCGCTGGATGAGCGACGCTTGGAGCCCGGCGAATTCGAGAGGGCCGCCTGCGCCTTGCTTCAGCCGGTCTATCCCGGCTTGTCCGCGGTGGAGGGTGGTCATGACTTCGGCCGCGACGGCGACGTGTACTTCCCTCTTCCGGCTTCGGGCGCTGAGGCGCGTGGCCGTCTGATGGTGACCACCGGTGATCCGGTCGCCAACATGCGACGTGGTCTTCAGAGACTGAAGGCCGAAAATCAACGTGTAGATCTTGTTGTGATGGCGTGCTCTGGACCGGTCGATGCCCGGACACGTGCGACGCTCGAGCGCTTGTGCGACGAGCACGGGGTCGTGGCGCCGCACATCTACGCGCGCACGTGGCTGGTCAACAGGTTGGCGACCGAGCCAACGTGGCGCGAGCGGTTGACCGGGGTTCGCGGACACCTGGGATCACTGCTCGACAGTCCGCTTAACCGAGTCGGAGACGACGGCCTCGGCGCGGCGGAGATGTTCGGCCGTGATGCTGAACGCGCACATGCTCAGGAGCTCGTGGACGCTGCCAAGGACTTCGTCGTGGTCGGGCAACCCGGGGTGGGGAAGACTCGGCTCGTTCAGGAGTTGCAGCGTGTAGTGAAGTTTCTGGAGGCTGCGGAACCGGGCCAGGTCCTTGACGACCTGCTCATGGCTCGGCCGGCGGCGGTCGTGGTGGACGATGCCCACGTCAGACTTTCGGACATCGACCTGCTGCGGCGGGCACGGCGTCAGGAAGGGCTGTCGTTTTCGATCGTCGCCACGACATGGCCCGATCGGCTGCAGGAAGTAGTATCGCGGCTGCCGGCCGCGACCGAGCTGTCCGTGCCTCCGATCGAGCGCGGCGCTATGGACGCGTTGTTGCAGTCGGTCGGGGTGACCGGTCACCAGGCCCGTGCATCGATTCTGATGCAGGCGCGCGGGCGCCCGGGGTGGGCGTTGGCGTTGTGCGATCTGCTGCTCAAGGGTGACGGCTACCAGGTGGCGACCGGTCGTGCCCTGGTCGCGAACGTCGAGAGATTCCTCCTCGCAGCGACGACGTCCGAAGCCGCGGTGGATGTGTTGGCCTGCATCGCGGCGCTGGGCCACGCCGACGCCGAGGACATCCAACAGCTCGCCTCGTTGGTCGGGATGGCACCAGCGGACATCAGCGGCCTGCTGTACCGGTTGGCCCACAATGGTTTGCTCGACCAAGCTCCTTCCGGATGGAGCCTGCAACCCGTGCTACGAGGCCCCTTGGTCGCACGGTGGTTCTTCACCAGTCCGGCCCGCAGAACGCTGTCCACCCTGGATGCTGCTTTTCCCGGCCGTCCGGGAGGTCTGGCCGAAGCTGTGCTGCTCGCTGCCCACACGGGATCGGAAGAAGCCCAGCGGCTGGCCGACGCTTGGGCCGACATGGTAATCCAGAGCGGGAATACGACACGGGCAGTGTTCAACAGGCTGGAACTCTACGCAACGTTGAACGAACACGCCGGGCACCGGGCGACGCAGGCGGCAGTCGCCGCACTACAGGACGACCCCCACTTCGGTCCCGCACACTCGCTGGCATCGACCGTCGTCCGACGCTGGGCCTTGCCCGAAGCGGTTCGCGTGCTGCTCGATGCAGCGATCGGCGACACCCGACCTCGCCACCAAACCCCCGACCACCCCCTTCGGGTCCTCAAGGAAGCAGCGACAAGGCTCGATCCTGACGGGGCACGAGATGTAACGGCACGAGAGCGAATCCTCGACACCGTGCTGGACTGGTTGACTCGCGACAGAACACCTGAGCGGTGGCTTGTCACGACCGAGACCGTCGCAGGTGTGCTGTCGCCGGAACTGGAAGGCACCTGGCCTTCCTTGAGCAACGTTGACGCCATTGTGTTCGGCCACGGCGTAGCCAGCCCTGCAACGCTGCGCCAGCTCATCATCTTGTGGTCACGTGTGCCCGCGCCACTCGACCTGGCACGGTCGGACACCGGTAGGGGATGCCCTCCGGAGGCAATCCGTCCGCTGATCGACCTGGCGGGTGAATGGGTACGGTTGGGCCGTGGCTCCTCCGCCGCTGGTGTCACCTTGCACCCCGAGCAGGTCGCAGCCGGCATCGATGGTGGGCGTGTGATTCTCCAGTCGCTCCAGGCGTGGACTCAAACCCATCCCGGTCTGGCACTGAGGGCCGACCGTTTCCTCAAGCACTCCGGATCAGGCGATCTGCCGGGGTTCGACGCGGACGTTGACCTGGTGGCGTTCGTCGGTTCACACCGACCTCCAAGCGTCGAGCCGGATGATCTCCGACGTCACCTGGAAGAGTTGGCTGCTGAAACCAGAGCGTTGGCGACGAGGTTGGCCTGTCTCGGTCCCGCCGACGGTGTCGCCCGATTCGCCTATCTCACCGCGGAGGCAAGGCACGCCGGCCACGAGTGGGCCGGATCCAACGTGGCAGGTTTGATGGCGCCACAGCTCGCCGGGCCTGTCGAGTGGTACCTCCGAGCGCGCGACGCCGATCTCCCCCATCTCATGCAGAGCGCCTTAGCCGAGTCCCTGTCCAAGGCTGCATCTGACCTTCCTGCCGATGTCCTTCAAACCGAACTCGCGCAACCGCAACGTCGGCCCATCGTCATCGCCAGCGTACTGTCCAATTCCACGCTGAACGACACCGTGGTTTCCGTCGTTGACGGTCTCCAAGCCGACGACGCCAGACTGTTGAGCTACGGACATTTCAGGGACACCAACAAAGATATCCTCTACCGCTTGCTCACACATCCGGTGCCGGAGATAGCCGCAGCAACCGCGCTCCAGTTCGACCCAGTGGACGGGCGGTGGATGTCCATACCAGACACCTGGCGCACCGCATGGCGCAATGCCTTCCTGAACTTGCGCGCAGATCAGGGCGAGAATAATGGTTGGCACATCAACAGTATGCTCAAGGGGCTGATCACTCACGATCAAGACCTGGCGGCGGAGTGGTACGAGCGAAGATTGAGTGAATTCGCCGAGGCACGCTACCTGCTGCCACTCAGGCCCTGCGGCTGCGAGAAATACCTTGCGAGTTTGACGGCCCCACTCCGTGCACGCCTTATCCGACAGTATCTCGCGCTCGACCAGCCACGAATCGGCCATAGCCTGCTCACCCAACTCCTAGGGAATGACGCCACACTCGCCGAAGACCTGTTGAACGAAGGCGTGCTGTTTACCAAGCACCTCCTCCAAGCGATCGCTGGCGGCGAAGACGCCGTCGACCAACTCGGACCGCTCCTGCTCAGACGTGGCGTCACAGCCGACCTCATCGCCGACGCAGCTCTCCCCATGTCCGAAGCGGCACGGGGTGACGACATCCAGCGGGCCGATGCCGCTCTGGCGTACTACAAGAGCCTCGGCGAGCGTGTTCCCGCGCTCATCCGTGTGGCAGAGATCGGCATCGCGGCCGAGCAGAAACGGCTGCTTACCGCAGAGAACCGGCAGCAGCAAGCACGCCTCCGTGGTGAGTACTCCTGA
- a CDS encoding DUF2604 domain-containing protein, whose translation MPDKVELLVVVNGTPTTVEANANAPLHSIIGRALAQTDNSGQPVENWELRDNAGGVLDLDAKIGSFRFDTGTRLFLNLRAGVGG comes from the coding sequence ATGCCGGACAAGGTCGAGCTCTTGGTGGTGGTCAACGGCACCCCGACCACGGTGGAGGCCAACGCCAACGCCCCGCTGCACAGCATCATCGGCAGGGCACTCGCGCAGACGGACAACAGCGGCCAACCGGTGGAGAACTGGGAGCTGCGGGACAACGCGGGCGGGGTCCTGGACCTCGACGCCAAGATCGGCAGCTTCAGGTTCGACACGGGCACCCGGCTGTTCCTCAACCTGCGTGCCGGCGTCGGCGGCTGA